A genomic stretch from Desulfolutivibrio sulfodismutans DSM 3696 includes:
- a CDS encoding chromosomal replication initiator protein DnaA — protein sequence MEKIWTQTKLLLEKTVSPGLFHLWIKPLSARVAGDALELTAPNAFVAAWVRERLLDAVTEAAASVMGRRPEVTVAEAGTHPEHGRPAGGAAQGKAPVAVSLGLPAEMPLRTVSEDRFRFSFDDFVVGPCNELAYVASRGICEQTLASEQLFISSSPGLGKTHLLQAIGRQLCHTPGKAKPRVVYLTAEEFAGRLIMAIKARDVERFKTSFRESVDVLLLEDIHFFRDKPRIQAELLNTLKALRSRGCRLVFTSSFLPKELSGVDEQLASRFCSGFLAGIVPPDLPTRKRILERKAAIHQVLLPEAVSDLLAEHLRVDIRQLESCIHNLALKARLLNRAISLEMAWEVLGNYKIENPTLTLDDIVDYVCDVYRISPDQLSSKSRKREHVLARNTAFLLARRHTEMSLQDIGQRFNRRHSTVVKGITSLERHLSLETPLGRQIEKTLERVSP from the coding sequence ATGGAAAAGATCTGGACCCAAACCAAACTCCTGCTCGAAAAGACCGTCAGTCCCGGCCTTTTTCACCTTTGGATCAAACCCCTTTCCGCCCGCGTCGCCGGGGACGCCCTGGAACTGACCGCCCCCAACGCCTTCGTGGCCGCCTGGGTGCGCGAGCGGCTCTTGGACGCCGTCACCGAGGCCGCCGCCTCGGTCATGGGCCGACGTCCCGAGGTGACCGTCGCCGAGGCCGGAACACATCCCGAACACGGCCGTCCCGCAGGCGGCGCGGCCCAGGGCAAGGCCCCGGTGGCCGTGTCCCTGGGACTGCCCGCCGAGATGCCGCTGCGCACGGTGTCTGAAGACCGTTTCCGTTTTTCCTTCGACGATTTCGTGGTCGGCCCCTGCAACGAACTGGCCTATGTGGCCTCCCGGGGCATCTGCGAACAGACCCTGGCCTCGGAGCAGCTCTTTATCAGTTCCTCCCCGGGCCTGGGCAAGACCCATCTGCTCCAGGCCATCGGCCGCCAACTGTGCCATACCCCGGGCAAGGCCAAACCCCGGGTGGTCTATCTCACGGCCGAGGAATTCGCCGGACGCCTGATCATGGCCATCAAGGCCCGGGACGTGGAGCGGTTCAAGACCTCGTTTCGGGAGAGCGTGGACGTGCTTTTGCTGGAAGACATCCATTTCTTCCGGGACAAGCCGCGCATCCAGGCCGAACTGCTCAACACCTTAAAGGCCCTGCGTTCCCGGGGCTGCCGCCTGGTGTTCACCAGTTCCTTTCTGCCCAAGGAACTTTCCGGAGTGGACGAGCAACTGGCCTCGCGATTCTGCTCGGGATTTCTGGCCGGGATCGTGCCCCCGGACCTGCCCACCCGCAAGCGCATCCTCGAACGCAAGGCCGCCATCCATCAGGTGCTGCTGCCCGAGGCCGTGTCCGACCTTTTGGCCGAACACCTGCGTGTGGACATCCGGCAGCTCGAAAGCTGCATCCACAATCTGGCCCTCAAGGCCCGGCTCCTCAACCGGGCCATCTCCCTGGAAATGGCCTGGGAGGTGCTCGGCAACTACAAGATCGAAAACCCCACCCTGACCCTGGACGACATCGTGGACTACGTCTGCGACGTCTACCGCATCTCCCCCGACCAGTTGTCCTCCAAGTCCCGCAAGCGCGAACATGTCCTGGCCCGCAACACGGCGTTTCTTTTGGCCCGGCGGCACACGGAAATGTCCCTGCAGGACATCGGCCAGCGTTTCAACCGCCGCCATTCCACCGTGGTCAAGGGCATCACCTCCCTGGAGCGGCATCTGAGCCTGGAGACCCCCTTGGGACGGCAGATCGAAAAAACCCTGGAACGGGTTTCGCCCTAG
- a CDS encoding TOBE domain-containing protein — MKVSARNLIPGTIKNITIGMVNAEVVIEVAPGVEVVSVITKHSVENMGLKVGSKVKAMVKASSVMVVTD, encoded by the coding sequence ATGAAAGTCAGCGCCCGCAATCTCATCCCCGGCACGATCAAGAACATCACCATCGGCATGGTCAACGCCGAGGTGGTCATCGAAGTGGCCCCGGGCGTGGAGGTCGTGTCCGTCATCACCAAACATTCCGTGGAGAACATGGGCCTGAAGGTCGGCAGCAAGGTGAAGGCCATGGTCAAGGCCTCAAGCGTGATGGTCGTCACCGACTAG